In Toxotes jaculatrix isolate fToxJac2 chromosome 12, fToxJac2.pri, whole genome shotgun sequence, the following are encoded in one genomic region:
- the LOC121190462 gene encoding interferon regulatory factor 2-binding protein 1-like, with amino-acid sequence MSSASQSSSRRQWCYLCDLPKMPWAMLWEFSEAVCRGCVNYDGADRIELLIETARQLKSTHGVLDGRSPGPQQGKPSSAGPTEAGRQHGERVDRGRGEYGVSSRLPNGLHRAEDVALSEGSRQSPNTRRAIAGAVPSLHGTISHALIAQGLVAAPHGLLAPLSGSRAGATPIAVSAGPIMGDAGRRQAVSLGVGASTSTLVGIDPAVWRNNDVISELNESSRSRVEGWPNRPKAVRDVLIALSSCVPFNVRFRKDHNLMGRVLAFDASTTPEFELKVFVEYPAGSGMIFSGVPDLVRQMFRDSAKDAGKAVNSGLRYVEYEKRQGTGDWRGLSELLNDGVRMFKEPPIPEVLPQPDAVLPMAAAGRPVQAKSTTRRRKASPGSENGESEGRPEHPSREPWPRGAYSGMEPLPGMAAPQEGPPRLHSQPSPISALMGVADSLSSSQMARDSPSMSSAHSSSAGRPTSSSPSTASTSVSQASMGQGAVGPSSNTSAGESSSSAQGTLLCCTLCRERLEDTHFVQCPSVPHHKFCFPCTRAFIRSQGQGGEVYCPSGERCPLAGSTVPWAFMQGEISTILAGDGDVTVKKESDP; translated from the coding sequence ATGTCCTCCGCCTCGCAGTCTTCCTCTAGACGGCAATGGTGCTACCTCTGCGATCTGCCCAAGATGCCCTGGGCAATGCTGTGGGAGTTCAGCGAAGCTGTGTGCCGGGGATGTGTCAACTACGACGGGGCAGACCGCATAGAGCTCCTCATTGAAACTGCCAGGCAACTGAAGAGCACGCACGGAGTTTTAGACGGCAGGTCCCCCGGTCCACAGCAGGGCAAACCCAGCTCGGCTGGGCCCACTGAAGCAGGGCGGCAGCATGGAGAGCGTGTAGACAGGGGGAGGGGTGAGTATGGGGTGTCTTCTCGCCTCCCCAATGGCCTGCACAGAGCTGAAGATGTAGCCTTGTCAGAGGGCAGCCGACAGAGCCCAAATACTCGCCGGGCTATAGCTGGGGCAGTTCCTAGTCTTCATGGCACCATATCCCATGCCTTGATAGCTCAGGGGTTAGTAGCAGCCCCTCACGGGCTTTTAGCCCCCTTATCAGGCTCCAGGGCTGGGGCCACACCTATTGCGGTCTCAGCTGGCCCCATAATGGGTGATGCTGGCAGAAGACAGGCTGTGTCCCTGGGTGTGGGAGCCAGCACCTCTACTCTGGTGGGTATAGATCCTGCAGTGTGGAGGAACAATGATGTGATAAGTGAACTGAATGAGAGTTCCCGTAGCAGGGTTGAAGGCTGGCCAAACCGTCCCAAAGCAGTCCGGGACGTGCTCATAGCTCTCAGCAGCTGTGTCCCCTTTAATGTGCGTTTCAGGAAAGACCATAATCTGATGGGTCGTGTTCTGGCCTTTGATGCCAGCACAACCCCAGAGTTTGAGCTTAAGGTGTTTGTGGAGTATCCTGCCGGGTCTGGAATGATCTTCTCAGGAGTCCCAGACCTGGTCAGGCAGATGTTCCGTGACTCGGCCAAAGATGCAGGTAAAGCAGTGAACTCTGGGCTGCGATATGTGGAGTATGAGAAGCGGCAAGGCACAGGAGACTGGCGTGGGCTGTCTGAGCTGTTGAATGATGGTGTGCGCATGTTTAAAGAGCCCCCAATCCCAGAGGTTCTGCCACAGCCAGATGCGGTGTTGCCGATGGCAGCTGCCGGACGCCCTGTACAGGCGAAGAGCACTACTCGGCGCCGCAAGGCTTCTCCGGGCTCTGAGAATGGAGAGAGCGAAGGGAGGCCAGAACACCCATCAAGAGAGCCCTGGCCCCGAGGTGCTTACTCAGGCATGGAACCTCTTCCTGGCATGGCTGCCCCTCAAGAGGGGCCACCCCGTTTACACAGCCAGCCCTCACCTATCTCAGCACTCATGGGAGTTGCAGACAGTCTGAGCTCCAGCCAGATGGCCAGAGATAGCCCCAGCATGTCCTCAGCCCACTCCTCCTCAGCCGGGCGTCCCACCAGCAGCAGCCCCTCCACTGCCTCCACCTCAGTCTCCCAGGCATCCATGGGGCAGGGTGCAGTGGGGCCGAGCAGCAACACCAGTGCTGGAGAGTCCTCAAGCAGCGCTCAGGGCACCTTGCTCTGCTGCACCCTCTGCAGAGAGCGCCTAGAGGACACTCATTTTGTCCAGTGTCCATCTGTCCCACACCACAAGTTCTGCTTCCCCTGTACCCGAGCATTCATCCGCAGCCAAGGTCAAGGGGGGGAGGTGTACTGCCCCAGTGGAGAGCGCTGTCCCCTGGCTGGATCCACTGTGCCTTGGGCTTTCATGCAGGGAGAGATCTCAACCATCCTGGCCGGAGACGGAGATGTGACGGTAAAGAAGGAGAGCGACCCTTGA
- the LOC121190967 gene encoding spectrin beta chain, non-erythrocytic 4-like translates to MLMARDTARDEAQKLHRKWLKHQAFMAELARNKEWLAKIEQEGQELIQEKPELRSVVQQKLEEIRECWSDLESTTKAKARQLFENNKPEPAVKSYSHLDNQLSHLEQQPPQLEQAHHLPTFNEQLQKFQAMESQIGDFYKDVGELGSLQGVCLPQRGLMAGDKEGGEQSGMVETRIVRLIEPLKERRRILLASKEMHQVAQDLEDEILWIQERLPLASCKDYGNNLQSVQQHVKKNQTLQRELMGRRARVEEVLDRAGIIASLRTPEVEFVREGAGHVRQLWEVLQLETERRSVMLDATLQAQQYYSEAAKVESWLSGQKLHLVSEEKGTDESSTLQLLKAHLALEQTVETYAETVGMLSQQCQRLLELGHPESEQITKQQSHIDRLYVSLKDMVEHRKTKLEQQYWLYQLNKDVEELEKWITEREAVASSTELGQDLEDVTVLQEKFTKFASETNNIGQQRMEQVNKMVNEMIDCGHSDAATIAEWKDGLNESWADLLELMETRRQMLAASHQLHKFFTDCKEVLAQIAGKMKQLPEVRACQANITNPATLQRLMHSFEHALQLLVAQVRQLQENAAQLRTIYAGEKAEAIMVKEQEVMEAWKELLSSCEASRVQVTSVTDKVQFFSVVRENLMWMEGIMGQIGWDEPRDLTALEVMMKQHQELKAKIDGRSKTIQQCADLGKILIAAGNPASEEIKEKLDSLLSKQKDLVEKWDKHQEKLQRKQEKFQFAQETVKAEAWLKAKEPLITSKEPEGGEAQAQTDEAEQLILRHEAFRKAAVTWKERFSSLRQLSAAEKKKEEEKKTTPLSSRRMFPLSCLTPNVPSTSATSSFLRQTVQAHIEPKPLQTCLDLGATCATQRLSSTLASYNPVLNGSGYHGLEQQCSGKLVSSSYLGMNQQAAGGGSDSGFSALTSQSGGADTSTYLGMNHQTAGSAESSGYFGLTTGSVSGMQNHFSSARLGSSGNLAQQPSSGGMGSPGFVPQQNMGSSGYLAQSQNMGSPGYLGQQPNLGSSGYLAQQPNMGSSGYLAQQPNMGSSGYLAQQPNMGSSGYLAQQPNMGSSGYLAQQPNMGSSGYLAQNYQSSGGLGSSGFLAQNHYSSGSLGSSGYLAQSGGIMDPKMAYAWQHLKADFMQPRINHIHKAVNPLLEASRVQREQFGDIPMADMVGPESGLELLHGRLQRDPRGSRSDPQMDHLRREREYKLGRQTSSEQEIQARLNELPMIVRQERYRRRLERQSSSEQEGNGKQRLQRQDSSDLEGSVKEGSDKRSGEKRSTMAEIVEQVQEREAAHARGEPYRPPSSLSAPVTRFDGRPRARDRPKPRRRPRPKEPEETRRSRSAPATGAPTTPQPPSHTAQNEGFLYRKKATSSDLEAQQRSPNSKSWVNVYCVLKEGKLTFYKDARNHTATYNGEPPVDLSNCSFDPSMGYKKKKNVFILQINDGTNFVFHAKDEEDLKAWTSNITTCIAEHEAMAKWDKPGTSSMDPDRSERKEKSEGDADARSERSELAEGEERSEKERSEKGDGSEKLDTSEIADKLEGGAGGSSTSGKSK, encoded by the exons ATGCTTATGGCCCGAGACACGGCGCGGGACGAGGCTCAAAAGCTACACAGGAAGTGGCTGAAGCACCAGGCCTTTATGGCAGAACTGGCCCGCAATAAGGAATGGCTGGCAAAGATAGAACAG GAGGGTCAGGAGCTGATCCAGGAGAAGCCCGAGCTGCGTTCAGTCGTTCAGCAGAAGCTGGAGGAGATCAGAGAATGCTGGTCGGACCTGGAGAGCACGACCAAGGCCAAGGCCCGCCAGCTCTTTGAAAACAACAAGCCCGAGCCGGCGGTGAAGAGCTACTCGCACCTCGACAACCAGCTCTCCCACTTGGAGCAGCAGCCCCCTCAGCTGGAACAGGCACACCATCTGCCCACCTTCAATGAGCAGCTCCAGAAATTCCAG GCTATGGAGTCTCAGATAGGGGACTTTTACAAGGATGTAGGAGAGCTGGGAAGCTTGCAGGGGGTCTGCCTACCCCAGCGAGGGCTGATGGCAGGTGACAAGGAAGGCGGCGAGCAGTCAGGCATGGTGGAGACGCGCATAGTTCGCCTCATTGAGCCACTGAAGGAGAGACGCCGCATCCTGCTGGCTTCCAAAGAGATGCACCAAGTCGCCCAGGACCTGGAGGATGAGATA CTGTGGATTCAGGAGAGGCTTCCCTTGGCCTCCTGTAAGGATTATGGGAACAACCTCCAGAGTGTACAGCAGCATGTAAAAAAGAACCAG AcgctccagagggagctgatGGGGCGACGGGCTCGTGTTGAGGAAGTTCTGGACCGGGCTGGGATTATCGCTTCGCTGAGGACTCCTGAGGTGGAGTTTGTACGTGAAGGGGCGGGGCATGTGCGCCAGCTGTGGGAGGTTTTGCAGCTGGAGACGGAGAGGAGGTCTGTGATGCTGGATGCTACCCTGCAGGCTCAGCAGTACTACAGTGAGGCAGCTAAAGTGGAGTCCTGGCTGTCAGGTCAGAAGCTCCATCTCGTCAGTGAAGAAAAGGGCACG GATGAGTCGAgcaccctgcagctgctgaaagcCCACCTGGCTCTGGAGCAAACGGTGGAAACATATGCAGAGACAGTGGGCATGTTATCCCAGCAGTGCCAGCGTCTACTGGAACTGGGACACCCAGAAAG CGAGCAGATCACCAAGCAACAGTCCCACATAGATCGGCTGTATGTGTCTCTGAAGGACATGGTGGAGCACAGGAAGACCAAGCTGGAGCAGCAGTATTGGCTCTATCAACTCAACAAAGATGTGGAGGAGTTAGAGAAGTGGATCACTGAGCGCGAGGCGGTGGCCAGTTCCACCGAGCTGGGCCAAGACCTCGAGGATGTCACG GTGCTTCAGGAGAAGTTCACCAAGTTTGCCTCAGAAACCAACAACATCGGGCAGCAGCGCATGGAGCAGGTGAACAAAATGGTGAATGAGATGATCGACTGTGGCCACTCGGACGCAGCCACCATCGCCGAGTGGAAGGACGGACTGAATGAGTCGTGGGCCGACCTCCTGGAGCTAATGGAGACCCGCAGGCAGATGCTGGCAGCATCGCACCAGCTGCACAAGTTCTTCACTGACTGCAAAGAG GTCTTGGCTCAGATCGCAGGGAAGATGAAGCAGCTGCCAGAGGTGAGGGCATGCCAGGCCAACATCACCAATCCAGCCACCCTGCAGAGACTCATGCACTCCTTTGAGCATGCCCTTCAGCTGCTAGTCGCACAG GTGAGGCAGCTGCAGGAAAATGCTGCCCAGCTTAGGACCATCTACGCTGGTGAGAAGGCTGAGGCCATCATGGTCAAAGAGCAGGAAGTGATGGAGGCATGGAAGGAGCTGCTAAGCTCTTGTGAAGCCAGTCGCGTCCAGGTCACTTCAGTAACCGACAAGGTGCAGTTCTTCTCAGTGGTGCGTGAAAATCTGATGTGGATGGAAGGAATCATGGGCCAGATAGGATGGGATGAGCCCAG GGATTTGACGGCTCTGGAGGTGATGATGAAACAACACCAAGAGCTGAAAGCCAAAATAGACGGCCGCAGCAAGACCATACAGCAGTGTGCGGATCTCGGCAAGATCCTGATAGCTGCAGGCAACCCAGCATCTGAGGAG ATAAAAGAGAAGTTGGACAGTCTTCTCTCCAAGCAGAAGGATCTAGTGGAAAAATGGGACAAACACCAGGAGAAGTTACAGCGCA AGCAGGAAAAGTTCCAGTTTGCCCAGGAGACGGTAAAAGCGGAAGCCTGGCTGAAAGCCAAGGAGCCACTGATCACCTCCAAGGAGCCAGAAGGAGGAGAAGCCCAGGCCCAAACAGACGAGGctgagcagctcatccttcgcCACGAGGCCTTCCGCAAGGCAGCTGTAACCTGGAAAGAACGCTTCAGCTCCCTCCGCCAGCTTTCCGCA gctgagaagaaaaaagaggaggagaaaaagacaacCCCACTCTCCAGCCGAAGGATGTTCCCATTATCATGTCTGACTCCAAACGTCCCCTCAACCAGTGCTACCTCATCTTTCTTGAGGCAGACGGTACAGGCGCATATAGAACCCAAACCCTTACAGACCTGTCTGGATCTGGGTGCCACTTGTGCAACCCAGAGATTGTCTTCAACACTAGCCAGCTACAACCCAGTTCTAAATGGATCAGGCTACCACGGACTGGAACAGCAGTGCAGTGGGAAGTTGGTGAGCTCCTCGTACCTTGGGATGAACCAACAGGCAGCCGGAGGAGGAAGTGACTCCGGTTTCTCAGCGTTGACCTCCCAGAGTGGTGGAGCAGACACTTCTACTTACCTTGGGATGAACCATCAAACTGCTGGCAGTGCAGAAAGCTCTGGGTACTTCGGACTGACTACTGGGTCTGTGAGTGGTATGCAAAACCATTTTAGCAGTGCCAGATTGGGAAGTTCGGGTAACCTAGCTCAGCAACCAAGCAGTGGAGGTATGGGAAGCCCTGGTTTTGTCCCTCAACAGAATATGGGCAGTTCTGGATATTTGGCCCAGTCGCAAAATATGGGAAGTCCTGGATACTTGGGGCAGCAGCCTAATTTAGGGAGTTCAGGATATTTGGCACAACAGCCTAATATGGGGAGTTCTGGGTATTTGGCACAACAGCCTAATATGGGAAGCTCTGGGTATTTGGCACAGCAGCCTAATATGGGGAGCTCCGGGTATTTGGCACAGCAGCCTAATATGGGGAGCTCCGGGTATTTGGCACAACAGCCTAATATGGGGAGTTCTGGATACCTAGCACAGAATTATCAGAGCAGTGGGGGATTGGGTAGCTCAGGCTTTCTGGCACAAAATCATTACAGCAGTGGAAGTCTGGGCAGTTCTGGTTACCTAGCTCAGAGCGGTGGTATCATGGACCCTAAAATGGCATATGCATGGCAGCACCTAAAAGCTGACTTCATGCAGCCCAGGATCAACCACATTCACAAAGCTGTAAACCCCCTCCTAGAAGCAAGCAGAGTGCAGCGGGAACAGTTTGGGGACATCCCGATGGCAGACATGGTGGGGCCAGAGTCCGGACTGGAGCTCCTCCATGGTCGTCTCCAGAGGGATCCTCGTGGTAGCCGCTCTGACCCTCAAATGGACCATCTGAGGCGAGAGAGGGAGTACAAGCTGGGCAGACAAACCTCCAGTGAGCAGGAGATCCAGGCAAGGCTGAATGAGTTGCCAATGATTGTGCGTCAGGAGCGTTACCGGAGGCGTCTGGAGAGGCAGTCGTCCAGCGAACAGGAGGGGAACGGCaaacagaggctgcagaggcaGGACTCCAGTGACCTTGAGGGCTCCGTTAAGGAGGGTTCTGACAAACGCTCAGG GGAGAAGCGATCTACCATGGCAGAGATTGTAGAACAGGTccaggagagagaggcagcacaT GCACGAGGAGAGCCTTATCGCCCTCCCAGCAGCCTCTCGGCACCAGTCACTCGTTTTGATGGACGTCCTCGTGCCCGAGATCGTCCGAAACCAAGGAGGAGGCCCCGTCCAAAAGAGCCCGAGGAGACACGACGTTCTCGCTCAGCCCCGGCAACTGGAGCTCCAACAACACCCCAGCCGCCTTCACACACTGCCCAAAACGAAGGCTTCCTCTACCGCAAGAAGGCCACCAGCTCTGACCTAGAAGCTCAGCAGAGGAGCCCCAACAG TAAGTCCTGGGTGAATGTATATTGTGTGCTGAAAGAGGGAAAGCTGACCTTCTACAAGGACGCTAGGAACCACACCGCAACGTACAATGGAGAGCCTCCCGTTGACCTTAGTAACTGCTCATTTGATCCTTCAATGGGatacaagaagaagaaaaatgttttcattcttcA AATAAATGATGGAACCAACTTTGTATTCCATGCAAAAGATGAG GAGGACCTGAAGGCCTGGACTTCAAATATCACCACCTGTATAGCTGAGCACGAGGCCATGGCCAAGTGGGACAAGCCCGGGACATCGTCCATGGACCCCGACCGCtcggagaggaaggagaagtcGGAGGGGGACGCAGATGCCAGGTCAGAGAGGTCCGAGCTCGCCGAGGGGGAAGAGAGGTCTGAGAAGGAGAGGTCAGAGAAGGGGGATGGCTCTGAGAAGTTAGACACATCAGAAATCGCCGACAAGCTTGAGGGCGGGGCGGGGGGCTCCAGCACGTCTGGAAAAAGTAAATga
- the micu2 gene encoding calcium uptake protein 2, mitochondrial, with protein MASWGKVAAVLRSALRSPRALRGLALHRAVGAGVVGSVIGTGVFCYSQYHANNRTLPFAVHAQEQKEAAAPQLSARKIRFNRFASVVYEQEPYMTPRDFLFSVMLENVDRKLQKLVLTKQEVNKMLAAASKAKPGNDLFRNLGDNGLISYTEYLFLLTILTKPRTGFHIAFKMLDVDGNEHVDRKEFLKLKKIIGKSKKRAAKDVTEKPAEEGEGVNTTLQAYFFGRKGENKLQYQEFRRFMEDLQAEVQEMEFLQFSKGMDTMRREDFAEWLLHYTNEEDNEVYWDNMRKKIPAGQSITFDEFKVFCLFTNNLEDFAFSMKMVTEANRPVGMAQFKRAVKIATGHELSDNVLDTVFKLFDMDGDNCLSHKEFIGVMKDRVLRGLKVQPQNGFSGFWKCVKQETLKGAQEALGDTGCPI; from the exons ATGGCCAGCTGGGGAAAGGTCGCAGCTGTTTTGAGGAGCGCTTTGAGGAGCCCCCGGGCTCTGAGAGGTTTAGCTCTGCACCGGGCTGTCGGTGCCGGTGTTGTGGGCTCTGTAATAGGAACCGGGGTTTTCTGTTATTCCCAGTATCATGCAAACAACAGGACTCTGCCTTTCGCTGTCCACGCTCAGGAACAGAAG GAAGCCGCAGCTCCTCAGCTGTCCGCCAGGAAGATCCGTTTCAACAGGTTCGCCTCCGTGGTCTACGAACAGGAGCCCTACATGACCCCCAGAGACTTCCTGTTCTCCGTCATGCTGGAGAACGTGGACC GAAAGCTGCAGAAGCTTGTTCTAACAAAACAG GAAGTGAATAAGATGTTGGCCGCTGCCTCCAAAGCCAAGCCTGGTAACGATCTGTTCAGAAACCTAGGAGACAATG GGCTGATATCCTACACAGAATACCTGTTCCTGCTGACTATCCTCACCA AGCCGCGCACAGGATTTCATATAGCTTTCAAAATGCTTGATGTTGACGGCAATGAGCATGTGGACCGAAAGGAGTTTCTCAAG CTCAAGAAAATCATTGGGAAAAGTAAAAAGAGAGCTGCTAAGGACGtcacagag AAACCAGCAGAGGAAGGGGAAGGTGTGAACACGACACTTCAGGCCTACTTCTTcgggaggaaaggagaaaacaagCTGCAGTATCAGGAGTTCCGCAG GTTCATGGAGGACCTGCAGGCTGAAGTCCAGGAGATGGAGTTCCTGCAGTTCTCCAAAGGCATGGACACCATGCGAAGAGAAGACTTTGCTGAATGGCTGCTACACTACACCAACGAAGAAGACAACGAAGTCTACTGGGATAACATGAGGAAGAAGATCCCAGCGGGCCAG agTATTACGTTTGATGAGTTCAAAGTCTTCTGCCTGTTCACCAACAACCTGGAGGATTTTGCCTTTTCAATGAAAATGGTCACTGAAGCCAACCGTCCAGTTGGAATGG CCCAGTTTAAGCGAGCAGTGAAGATCGCCACAGGCCACGAGCTGTCTGACAACGTGCTGGACACCGTATTTAAACTCTTTGATATGGATGGAGACAACTGTCTGAGCCATAAGGAGTTCATTGGTGTGATGAAAGACAGAGTGCTGCGAGGACTGAAG GTGCAGCCTCAGAACGGCTTCTCTGGCTTCTGGAAGTGTGTGAAGCAGGAGACTCTGAAGGGAGCTCAGGAGGCCCTGGGAGACACTGGCTGTCCCATCTGA